One window of Candidatus Afararchaeum irisae genomic DNA carries:
- the cofD gene encoding 2-phospho-L-lactate transferase — translation MNEVTFVSGGTGTPKLLDGALASHRIDESNINVVVNTGDDIEIAGNLVCPDVDTVLYTLSGIIDRDRWWGTVDDTYVTHKHLTDLADTEEKTERVEANRSISEGRAFSGAGEFMLIGDRDRATHIHRTSLIDEGKTLTEATSDLASSMGIEADVLPMSDDPVSTYIETPEGEVHFQVFWIAENGEPAVENVEFRGVDGSEPTAETLEALESPVVIGPSNPVTSLGPILSLDGVIEALRDTRVVAVSPFVGGDVVSGPAPKLMRAEGLEASTRGVYEAYSEFVDVVVVDETESSLDLGCETVAADTVMESREDSKRLFETVAEAVRL, via the coding sequence TCGTCGTCAACACGGGGGACGACATAGAGATAGCCGGAAACCTCGTCTGTCCCGACGTCGACACTGTTCTGTATACTCTCTCCGGAATCATAGACAGGGACAGATGGTGGGGCACAGTCGACGACACCTACGTGACACACAAGCATCTCACCGACCTCGCCGACACTGAGGAGAAGACCGAGAGGGTCGAGGCTAACAGGAGTATATCTGAGGGGAGAGCTTTCTCGGGAGCCGGCGAGTTCATGCTGATAGGCGACAGAGACAGGGCGACACATATCCACCGCACGTCGCTGATAGACGAGGGTAAGACACTCACGGAAGCCACCTCCGACTTGGCGTCGTCAATGGGTATCGAAGCCGACGTACTCCCGATGAGCGACGACCCGGTATCGACCTACATAGAGACCCCCGAGGGCGAGGTTCATTTCCAGGTCTTCTGGATAGCAGAAAACGGCGAGCCCGCAGTCGAGAACGTCGAGTTCCGCGGAGTAGACGGTTCCGAGCCGACCGCCGAGACCCTCGAAGCACTCGAAAGTCCCGTAGTCATAGGTCCGTCGAACCCCGTGACGAGCCTCGGACCCATACTCTCACTCGACGGTGTTATCGAGGCTTTACGCGACACTCGTGTTGTCGCAGTCTCGCCCTTCGTCGGCGGAGATGTCGTGAGCGGTCCCGCGCCTAAGCTTATGCGTGCCGAGGGTCTCGAAGCCAGCACGCGAGGCGTCTACGAGGCGTACTCCGAGTTCGTCGACGTGGTCGTCGTCGACGAGACGGAGTCTAGCCTCGACCTCGGCTGTGAGACAGTAGCCGCTGACACGGTCATGGAGTCTCGTGAGGACTCGAAAAGACTCTTCGAGACGGTAGCCGAAGCCGTCCGACTCTAA
- a CDS encoding nitrous oxide reductase accessory protein NosL, translating to MENDDSITNITRRRLLAVTGAGLSVGVAGCTGGGNGGEGSDTNADANGSGGDTGEGGETNETDGDSESGEAQETSLSEPVSPVPDDKRCAVCNMKAAEYPDSNAQLSLSDGGRVYFCSSGCFTAYYAYPDSSKFSAPAEFSHGDWEDKVANAWVRDYGTKEFIDATEASYVLEYNADRIEMAMGDNPLPYGAEEDAVAYTEKYDDLSEHDVVSLSAFDRSLAERYSPNFIAESEVEATPITESVDVPDDAECTVCGMKAAKFPDWNAQASHENGDRDFFCSPGCMTTYYATPETFNDGKTQDDIVGVWAHDFETKDLIDARFADYVLVTKADRVDDPMMKNPLPFSNPDDATAYVDEYDDLSEDDIIPLTSFDMSLAETYRKKFVTG from the coding sequence ATGGAGAACGACGACAGTATAACGAATATAACGAGAAGAAGACTTCTGGCTGTGACAGGAGCGGGTCTCAGTGTAGGAGTCGCAGGCTGTACGGGTGGCGGAAACGGCGGAGAAGGCAGTGACACCAATGCCGACGCCAACGGATCAGGTGGAGATACTGGAGAAGGCGGAGAAACGAACGAGACCGACGGAGACTCAGAGAGTGGTGAAGCCCAAGAGACCTCTCTATCTGAGCCCGTTTCTCCCGTTCCAGACGACAAGCGGTGTGCGGTCTGTAACATGAAAGCCGCTGAGTACCCCGACTCGAACGCACAGCTCTCGCTCTCCGACGGAGGTCGGGTCTACTTCTGCTCGTCGGGCTGTTTCACGGCGTACTACGCATACCCTGACTCGTCGAAGTTCAGCGCTCCCGCGGAGTTCAGCCACGGCGACTGGGAGGACAAGGTCGCCAACGCGTGGGTGCGCGACTACGGAACCAAGGAGTTCATCGACGCTACGGAGGCGAGCTACGTCCTCGAATACAACGCTGACAGGATAGAGATGGCCATGGGTGACAATCCTCTTCCATACGGAGCCGAGGAAGACGCAGTCGCCTACACAGAGAAGTACGACGACCTCTCCGAACACGATGTCGTCTCTCTTTCGGCATTCGACAGGTCGCTCGCTGAGAGATACAGCCCTAACTTCATAGCCGAGTCGGAGGTCGAGGCGACTCCGATAACTGAGTCAGTCGATGTCCCCGACGACGCCGAATGTACAGTCTGTGGGATGAAGGCGGCGAAGTTCCCCGACTGGAACGCACAGGCTTCACACGAGAACGGCGACAGGGACTTCTTCTGTTCGCCGGGATGTATGACGACCTACTACGCGACTCCCGAGACATTCAACGACGGTAAGACGCAGGACGACATAGTCGGAGTCTGGGCACACGACTTCGAGACGAAGGATCTCATAGACGCGAGGTTCGCTGACTACGTCCTCGTGACTAAAGCCGACAGGGTTGACGACCCGATGATGAAGAACCCTCTTCCGTTCTCTAATCCCGACGACGCGACGGCGTACGTCGACGAGTACGACGACCTCTCCGAAGACGACATAATCCCGCTGACTTCGTTCGACATGTCCCTCGCAGAGACCTACAGAAAGAAGTTCGTGACGGGTTAG
- a CDS encoding CPBP family intramembrane glutamic endopeptidase has product MGTGMRSISDRVPGSEYLRLSRTWGYSLIFVLPLILSYQTLIMVTSASGGIRPVNGAEALLAWSLGLVGVESYAGFFYVVIGVAVVGTVYDVFYNDRRVKPSYFGGMLLESLVYAIFFGYAVSVVTGAVLPPELVPSDVSAAISGIESASALDKILMSVGAGIYEEIVFRVILISGVGRLIGLGDRPGFGGYILLIGISSIVFSAAHVTGDPSALSPYVFTFRAIGGAVFALVYILRGFGVVVYTHAFYDILVFFVG; this is encoded by the coding sequence ATGGGCACAGGTATGCGGAGTATCTCGGATCGGGTTCCGGGGTCGGAGTACCTCCGTCTATCACGGACGTGGGGCTACTCGTTGATCTTCGTTCTTCCACTCATACTCTCATATCAGACGTTGATAATGGTAACATCCGCGTCGGGAGGAATACGTCCCGTGAACGGAGCCGAGGCACTCCTCGCGTGGAGCCTCGGACTCGTGGGAGTCGAGTCTTATGCCGGCTTCTTCTACGTGGTTATAGGCGTCGCAGTCGTGGGAACCGTCTACGACGTCTTCTACAACGACAGACGAGTGAAGCCGTCTTACTTCGGTGGAATGCTGCTGGAGAGCCTCGTCTACGCTATCTTCTTCGGATACGCCGTCTCAGTCGTCACGGGAGCCGTACTTCCGCCCGAGCTAGTCCCCTCCGACGTCTCTGCGGCGATCTCAGGTATAGAGTCGGCTTCGGCGCTCGACAAGATTCTGATGAGCGTCGGTGCGGGTATATACGAGGAGATAGTCTTCCGGGTGATACTTATCTCGGGAGTCGGACGTCTTATAGGTCTCGGAGACCGCCCCGGCTTCGGCGGGTACATCCTCCTAATAGGGATTTCGAGCATAGTCTTCTCAGCGGCACACGTCACGGGAGACCCGTCGGCTCTCTCGCCGTACGTCTTTACCTTCCGTGCTATAGGTGGAGCCGTCTTCGCCCTCGTATACATCCTCAGAGGCTTCGGAGTCGTAGTCTATACGCACGCATTCTACGACATACTCGTCTTCTTCGTGGGATGA
- a CDS encoding class I SAM-dependent methyltransferase, whose protein sequence is MATNSWDADLYDGDHLFVSEYGEDLMDLLSVSGGERVLDLGCGTGHLTKQIETEAKNVEVTGLDSSKEMLEKARETYPGIDFIDADARDFEASGYDAVFSNAALHWVEEGEQEEVLESVRNGLKEGGRFVAETGGDRNADKVISAVIEVLSERGHEVTNPWYFPTVGEYATLLEDNGFEVREMRLFDRPTRLEGGEDGLRNWIEMFGDSFFPGVPDDERRRVVSEVESLLRDDLFHEGTESWIADYRRLRFVAYRR, encoded by the coding sequence ATGGCGACAAACTCGTGGGACGCTGATCTCTACGACGGCGACCATCTCTTCGTCTCAGAGTACGGCGAGGATCTAATGGATCTACTCTCAGTCTCCGGGGGAGAACGTGTACTCGACCTCGGCTGTGGAACGGGTCATCTCACGAAACAGATAGAGACAGAGGCTAAGAACGTCGAGGTTACGGGTCTCGACTCGTCGAAGGAGATGCTCGAAAAGGCGCGCGAGACGTATCCCGGGATCGACTTCATCGATGCCGACGCGAGAGACTTCGAGGCATCGGGGTACGACGCTGTCTTCTCGAACGCCGCACTTCACTGGGTCGAGGAAGGCGAACAGGAGGAGGTCTTAGAGTCAGTGAGAAACGGTCTCAAAGAAGGGGGACGTTTCGTAGCTGAGACGGGAGGCGACCGAAACGCCGATAAGGTCATCTCGGCAGTCATAGAGGTACTCTCCGAGAGGGGACACGAAGTCACGAACCCGTGGTACTTCCCCACAGTCGGCGAGTACGCGACGTTACTCGAGGATAACGGATTCGAGGTGAGGGAGATGCGTCTCTTCGACCGTCCCACGAGGCTCGAAGGAGGCGAGGACGGTCTCAGAAACTGGATAGAGATGTTCGGTGACTCGTTTTTCCCCGGGGTTCCCGACGACGAGAGGAGACGCGTCGTCTCGGAGGTTGAGAGTCTTCTCAGAGACGACCTCTTCCACGAGGGCACGGAGTCATGGATCGCCGACTACCGCCGTCTCAGGTTCGTGGCGTATAGGCGATAG
- a CDS encoding DNA polymerase sliding clamp: MFKSVINAGVISSAIDTVDVLVDECKVRLEEDGITIKAVDPANVGMVDLSIPEESFESYEGDGEVIGLNVTRFKDIIGMANKGDSVELELDDETHKLKIRINGLRYTLSLIDADAVRQEPNVPDLDLSCEVRIAGNEIKRGVKAAGMVSDHMEFGVEGGDFFMHAEGDTDDVRVDLSKDEIIGIEGEEARSLFSLDYLDDMSKAIPNDAEVRMEIGVDYPVKMHFEIADGEGHVTYLLAPRIENE; encoded by the coding sequence ATGTTCAAGTCCGTTATAAACGCTGGAGTCATAAGCTCGGCGATAGACACCGTCGACGTACTCGTTGACGAGTGCAAGGTGAGGCTTGAGGAAGACGGGATCACTATAAAGGCAGTCGATCCCGCGAACGTCGGTATGGTCGATCTTTCGATCCCCGAGGAGTCATTCGAGTCGTACGAGGGCGACGGTGAGGTCATAGGTCTCAACGTGACGCGTTTCAAGGACATAATCGGGATGGCGAACAAGGGCGACTCGGTCGAACTCGAACTCGACGACGAGACCCACAAGCTCAAGATACGTATAAACGGTCTACGTTACACACTCTCGCTCATAGACGCAGACGCCGTCAGACAGGAGCCTAATGTCCCCGACCTCGACCTCTCGTGTGAGGTCAGGATAGCAGGAAACGAGATCAAGAGGGGCGTCAAAGCGGCGGGAATGGTGAGCGACCACATGGAGTTCGGGGTCGAGGGCGGCGACTTCTTCATGCACGCTGAGGGCGACACAGACGACGTACGTGTCGACCTCTCCAAGGACGAAATAATAGGGATCGAGGGTGAGGAGGCGCGTTCGCTCTTCTCTCTCGACTACCTCGACGACATGTCGAAGGCGATACCCAACGACGCCGAGGTCAGGATGGAGATAGGGGTCGACTACCCCGTCAAGATGCATTTCGAGATAGCAGACGGCGAGGGTCACGTCACCTACCTCCTCGCACCACGTATAGAGAACGAGTAA
- a CDS encoding DNA primase large subunit PriL: MSVSVPILYARYPFLEGASDAVEETADSFTDLVSEPVLERAEERVTLAVEEKTVGGITKPATTELFSYPVARAVVSVVDDEMLTRRYAWAEASTAYDRIKDDLRSSESFGSVESARLSLGDLIDEFGLEVREIDDGYEIRLHDYLELASGLSDKRWKLVNRAVDDGWVRIDTNGILILVREAIRDRVIDDLPLSIPREVEALVSDAVESVRETMSRASLSRDIDEVDEDEFPPCMKTLLAEVREGEHLEHHSRFAITTFLANIGMSVDEIIETYEVNPGFGEEMTRYQASHIQGETSPTEYTAPSCATMVTYGDCRNRDDLCDEISHPLEYYRRRLDEKDSENEDGKDDTEDTATDTDTEPETDGETESETQTDGEED; the protein is encoded by the coding sequence ATGTCCGTATCAGTACCGATACTCTACGCGCGTTACCCTTTTCTTGAGGGTGCCTCCGACGCAGTAGAGGAGACTGCCGACTCTTTCACCGACCTAGTCTCAGAGCCCGTCTTAGAACGCGCGGAGGAACGCGTTACGCTCGCAGTCGAGGAGAAGACCGTCGGCGGTATAACTAAGCCCGCGACGACGGAGCTTTTCTCGTACCCCGTCGCGCGCGCCGTCGTGAGCGTAGTCGACGACGAGATGCTCACGAGGAGATACGCGTGGGCGGAGGCTTCTACGGCTTACGACAGGATAAAAGACGACCTGAGATCGTCAGAGTCCTTCGGAAGCGTCGAGTCGGCACGTCTGAGCCTCGGAGACCTGATAGACGAGTTCGGTCTGGAAGTGAGGGAGATCGACGACGGATACGAGATACGTCTCCACGACTACCTCGAACTCGCCTCGGGTCTCTCCGACAAGAGATGGAAGCTCGTCAACAGGGCGGTCGACGACGGCTGGGTAAGGATAGACACGAACGGGATTCTGATACTCGTGAGGGAGGCGATCAGAGACCGAGTTATCGATGACCTGCCTCTGAGTATCCCGCGGGAGGTCGAGGCTCTCGTCTCGGATGCCGTCGAGTCGGTGAGGGAGACCATGTCGAGAGCCTCCCTGAGCCGTGACATAGACGAGGTCGACGAGGACGAGTTCCCTCCGTGTATGAAGACCCTCTTAGCTGAGGTTCGTGAGGGCGAACACCTCGAACACCACTCGCGGTTCGCTATAACTACCTTCCTCGCCAATATCGGTATGTCGGTCGACGAGATAATAGAGACCTACGAGGTCAATCCCGGGTTCGGAGAGGAGATGACGCGGTACCAGGCTAGCCACATACAGGGTGAGACGAGCCCGACTGAGTACACTGCACCGTCGTGTGCGACGATGGTGACCTACGGCGACTGCCGGAACAGGGACGACCTGTGTGACGAGATCAGCCATCCGCTCGAGTACTACAGGAGACGTCTCGACGAGAAAGACAGTGAGAACGAAGACGGGAAAGACGACACCGAAGACACAGCCACAGACACAGACACGGAGCCAGAGACTGACGGAGAGACGGAGTCAGAAACACAGACAGACGGAGAAGAAGACTGA
- a CDS encoding hydrophobe/amphiphile efflux-3 (HAE3) family transporter has protein sequence MSLEEKVKDTLEDTARFSAENQRIIFGIVAVVLVLSAASAASSIQMQMGMSLYIEEDSQTWNDWSHLKEEFDEGNNVFVVVESDDLYDPETIRAIDRLDKRYSSVDNVKGVTSLADIVRMGNNGEMPQTEYGVRQSIDRVRNYGSGSADVVDNLVPRNDMTVLLAPYGNVDTLRTGNFMPRRGSDIIYSEFKSETQFVEKPPGMTVTVTGQPVFENAAFGLMLPEMIMLFAGAFGMIFLVVYLIMRNKIEKGWHVALPLGMTMAALMTMMGVMGVLGYDFNAIMLGVMPIALGLGIDYGLQIQTRYTEERENGRSPVDAAGMSSRTTGRAILLAMGTTVIGLGSLFISSVPPVRQFGVTSASSVLASMLLSVTLLPALLVKFDSRDTTDTPQRSVAAADRGESDGDGDGDEVDPVESFFERFTGDVICHKPKLTLAVVLVLVLGGAWAYPQVEPKQEMMDFWPQNLDAKNDLTFLENNVESPKVMYAVIEGDDVYTLEKFREISEYQRLMLENPNVNSALSPVTKVKMLNGGRLPESQYRLDSSLSRLTKMETLGIEDPDDKPTQMRIAFYVDDVAGEEVRTLIDEFEGNAEMTIKGGDVRITGKPVLNRNVIENVTAGLTPMTLLSFSLGLIFLTLTFKSLRVSSILVLGVAASAALLVTGGMFVAGVPWNPLTVTMSSLTLGIGIDYGIHIYERFEEEMIEHGETPFDAIETAIGKLSRPILGSGLTTITGFGVLLLSRFPVLANFGWTTVFAIAFSLFAGFVILPAVLTVVKVIDSGQRCRI, from the coding sequence ATGAGCTTAGAGGAAAAAGTAAAGGACACTCTCGAAGACACGGCGCGTTTCTCCGCCGAGAACCAACGTATAATCTTCGGGATAGTCGCAGTAGTCCTCGTCCTCTCGGCGGCGTCTGCGGCGTCGTCGATACAGATGCAGATGGGGATGAGCCTCTACATAGAGGAAGACTCACAGACATGGAACGACTGGTCACATCTCAAGGAGGAGTTCGACGAGGGTAACAACGTCTTCGTTGTCGTCGAGTCGGACGACCTCTATGACCCCGAGACGATACGAGCGATAGACAGGCTTGACAAGAGGTACTCGTCAGTCGACAACGTCAAGGGGGTCACAAGTCTCGCCGACATAGTCCGTATGGGGAACAACGGCGAGATGCCTCAGACCGAGTACGGGGTCAGACAGTCGATAGACCGTGTCAGGAACTACGGTTCGGGCTCCGCGGATGTCGTCGACAACCTCGTGCCCAGGAACGACATGACCGTACTCCTAGCTCCCTACGGCAACGTCGACACTCTCAGGACGGGCAACTTCATGCCTAGACGTGGCTCCGACATAATCTACTCCGAGTTTAAGTCGGAGACACAGTTCGTCGAGAAACCTCCTGGAATGACCGTCACAGTCACGGGGCAGCCAGTCTTCGAGAACGCTGCATTCGGTCTGATGCTTCCCGAGATGATAATGCTGTTCGCGGGAGCCTTCGGTATGATATTCCTCGTCGTCTATCTCATAATGAGAAACAAGATAGAGAAGGGCTGGCACGTCGCTCTGCCTCTAGGTATGACTATGGCAGCCCTTATGACTATGATGGGAGTCATGGGAGTCCTCGGGTACGACTTCAACGCCATAATGCTCGGTGTTATGCCGATAGCCCTCGGTCTCGGAATCGACTACGGTCTCCAGATACAGACGAGATACACCGAGGAGAGGGAAAACGGCAGAAGTCCGGTCGACGCCGCCGGGATGTCGTCGAGGACAACCGGAAGGGCGATACTTCTCGCTATGGGAACCACTGTGATAGGTCTCGGGTCGCTCTTCATATCGAGCGTGCCTCCCGTGAGACAGTTCGGCGTGACGAGTGCGTCGAGCGTCCTGGCGAGCATGTTACTCTCTGTGACACTCCTACCCGCCCTCCTCGTCAAGTTCGACAGCCGTGACACGACCGACACGCCTCAGAGATCCGTCGCCGCAGCCGACAGAGGCGAAAGCGACGGAGACGGAGACGGAGACGAGGTAGATCCTGTCGAGTCGTTCTTCGAGAGGTTCACGGGCGATGTGATCTGTCACAAGCCGAAGCTCACACTCGCAGTCGTCTTAGTACTCGTCTTAGGCGGGGCGTGGGCGTACCCACAGGTCGAGCCCAAACAGGAGATGATGGACTTCTGGCCTCAGAACCTCGACGCCAAGAACGACCTCACCTTCCTCGAAAACAACGTCGAGAGTCCGAAGGTCATGTACGCAGTCATCGAGGGAGACGACGTCTATACCCTCGAGAAGTTCCGTGAGATCTCGGAGTACCAGCGTCTTATGTTAGAGAACCCCAACGTCAACTCGGCTCTTAGTCCCGTCACGAAGGTCAAGATGCTAAACGGCGGCAGGCTTCCTGAGAGTCAGTACCGTCTCGACTCGTCCCTGAGCCGTCTCACGAAGATGGAGACACTCGGAATAGAAGACCCCGACGACAAGCCGACACAGATGAGGATAGCCTTCTACGTCGACGACGTCGCGGGCGAGGAGGTCAGGACACTCATAGACGAGTTCGAGGGGAACGCCGAGATGACGATAAAGGGCGGCGACGTACGTATAACGGGCAAGCCCGTCCTAAACAGGAACGTCATAGAGAACGTCACTGCGGGTCTGACACCTATGACACTCCTGAGCTTCAGTCTCGGTCTGATATTCCTCACACTCACCTTCAAGTCGCTCCGCGTGAGTTCGATACTCGTCCTCGGGGTCGCAGCCAGCGCGGCGTTACTCGTCACCGGGGGAATGTTCGTAGCGGGAGTCCCGTGGAATCCTCTCACGGTTACGATGTCGTCGCTGACTCTCGGAATAGGAATCGACTACGGAATACATATCTACGAGAGGTTCGAGGAGGAGATGATAGAACACGGAGAGACCCCGTTCGACGCCATAGAGACGGCGATAGGAAAGCTCTCACGTCCAATACTCGGATCGGGACTCACGACGATCACGGGGTTCGGGGTTCTCCTCCTGTCGAGGTTCCCCGTGCTCGCGAACTTCGGATGGACTACTGTCTTCGCTATAGCCTTCTCGCTGTTCGCGGGCTTCGTGATACTCCCCGCAGTCCTCACCGTCGTCAAGGTCATAGACTCGGGACAGAGATGTAGAATCTGA